Genomic window (Bosea vaviloviae):
CGACGACCTCTGGTATGCCCGCAACGAGATCTACAAGGCGCAGGGCTATTGCTTCCGCACCGCGCGCGGCATCAGCGCCTTCGGCAATGCCGGCTGCCAATACGACGCCGTCGAGGATGTGCCGCTCTCCAACAGCCAGCGCCGC
Coding sequences:
- a CDS encoding YARHG domain-containing protein, whose translation is MPRQTLTMLGLLGFGLMAASTAPARAETCDDLWYARNEIYKAQGYCFRTARGISAFGNAGCQYDAVEDVPLSNSQRRTIADIAREERARRCPR